The nucleotide window TTTCCCGTTATACTAAGTCCCTTTCTCTCAGCATCGTGAACTTCACGAGTCCACATTACGTCGTCCTTCCGACGTgtgggcgtatctcaatttccttaTGAGCCCTACTTTACACATACATCCATCTTACCTGGGGCTCATGAGGAGATCTAGATACGAGTTAACGTCATAAGGGCGACGATTGCAGACGTCCATGGCACCGGAGGCGCCACCCGCCACGCCAGGAAGGAATCGCAGTTTGTCTCTGCCATCTTTCACCATTCTTTCTCATTCTCACAGAGGCGGCTCTGGCTCCCCCTCGCCCCGCCGTCTCCTCCTCCTGGGACGAAGATGAAAATATAACAACACGTATGCTAATTGTAATTAAATTATGCAAATGAAATTAGCTCACTTGCCTGCGCAATTCGTCGCGGCTACCGACGCGGCGCACAGCGgtccgagtcaataggagaaatcggacaaaatccggaaactttcaaagctcagaACTCCATTACTACAAGACGtggaggtcttaaaagtggtcccattggtttcctcgtaaaatctACCCTCGGAAGTTctcctcaaactttaaaatatcaagaaataaacatctaaattggcagttttagtcaaacaaattatgtctgacctctcccattgactcgatccactgtgcggcgcggtgaCGCGAGGCGAGGCGGCCACCAAGTGGAAGAGTGGTTCCCAGGCGGGATGCTCTCCGCggatttcgagaaaaattaacggCAGGGGTGCCACGAGCTAGAgcacctatactgccgtgctaaggaagaacgccgtaagagctttctgacgttgccgaatttccttcgataaaaaccgaatttactaggcaaatcgacggtgaaagtcggcaatcacataactcggtttgcgacgtcgcagacttcctgtcatactttattttttaaacggaaaactactccacggtaattctttaaaacttccgtgatttttcttctacgtgcgaggaaaattctgcaaaaacttcaaggaataatgtccatttgttctcctttaaaaaaataacatagttgaggagattttcagacaccgcaaacgagtcatgtgattgccgacttgcaccgtcgaaatggagatgttgcatgtgtgaggaatttgcgatttgactgttgatccttatgtgtaagttcgcgagaaacacgatggtgcttctggttttctctgaaatcaactcccaagctcaagaaaagcactcaagttgaggccaaaatggagaggatatcccattctatcctgagagcccacgtctacatcaagacgaactctccaagcaaagatagggagcaaatatattagcagtgatgccgtgttttcagttttggagtccccaaataaagtggcagccctgttaaagtatttgctccctatctttgcatggagagtttgtcgaggtggactctcaggatagtgtgggatattccctccattttggcctcaacttgcgagagctttttttgagctttggagttgatttcagaaaaagccagtggcaccatcgtgtttctcgcgaacttttacataagaatctacagacatatcgcaaattcctcacacatgcaacatctccatcataaatattttctcccacaattttcagacaattttgtacagaatttaatctaaaatatctgaaaatttcaaggaaaaatatgcttaaattgcgtcaaaaatacacgtttcatcgagggaaatttggcaactctcgaatgttcatacggcgttccttagcacggcagtataaagggagagtacggacatgtcggtaattttgaagttaggtcATGAAGCTCTAAAGGCCCAAGAGTGCAGCCCAATCTAAGAGACGCATTGTtttacttcagccatcgatgtATAGCGTTTTAATGCGGACTAACGTGGCACCTGACCTCGCATTGTTTATGACGACTGCAGTGATGCGGCTATTCGGGCTTATTGGATTTGCGTGTTGCATGCaacagaattgaaggcgttctggtCTCCACGCGATCAGGCTCAGTGGCATCgccagtcgccgcacactagtctcaggAGTACTGGGCAAAAAAGCCTCAAAAACTGATTTCATCGGCGCTctagtacattgcgactctctTTCACTCTATGGAATTTGATCGACATCTTTGCACCAGAGCGGCAGGGGTGCGACCCAAAGGAGAAAAACGAtctgctgaaatcaagaacgaaACTCAGTTGCTTGAAGTATTCTAGTCAACGTTTGCATCCACCCACGTCTTGACTTGCCGAGGATGGAGAGTCGAACATTTCGGAGGTGGTAGTCAATGCTGCCACCATGAAAGCCAAagggacgtatttctaccaaacagacctatgtggaggtgagaaatttggggtgtgctcgtggaagctgcataagaagcaatgtaaaagtgtgcgtgattccttttgaagaattggaaaagcgggatattgcattctatcaaacagacctatgtgcaactgaatgcggaattcatgagccgcgggcatagcaagagagccttgtggacagggctcatgagttaatgacacCCCGCGGGGATCGCTCCGGTCTCGtttgttgccgctgacgtcactggcgctttattattttcattcactcctacgcaaagagaactaacgagcacaccccatatttctcacttgcacataggtctgtttggtagaaatacgtccaaatgtcgcAGGCACACTATCGCACGTAGGGGATTTCGTTTTGTTGCAGCGTAGGTGGGCAGTTACTAAAAGAACTTGACGAATTCGCGGAAATTTGACTTGAGTCAATGCAACCGCGTGGTCGTGAAGTCGTGGGGTGTCATCATAAAATGGATCTTGGCATGATTATCCGTCAAGAATTTAAGTCAACAAGATTGCACACACCACAAAGAAAACTGCTGGGTTCTCGATTAGTAAGCATcctgaattaaaaaataatttaatttgttaGTCCAACGAGGTTTGATCAATGACATTTATACATTGCGCTGATGGAATGTTTAGTCTCGGCTGCCATTATCAGATCGTTCGTTTtttcttgccccccccccccccccaaccgaGTTTACTTGATCCTTTATTCTTTATCAACAATTTGATTACCTTTCTGTTGCGCTCAGTATGCCTATATGCACCGACATACTCATTTAGTGATAATGTCAATAACGTGTGCGCTTAGAGGGGCCGTTGCGCGGTACTAAATTCAACATGAATCATAACCATATTCTCTcttcacatttttcattttcatcatgaCTTCATTTGGCGTCGTATTTATTGCATTTTTTGTTTCTGAGGTAAGCGCACTAATGACagaaatttaactttttccccCTCACTTTGGAAACAATGCACGTGCCATATATTTCTTCATACAGGTAGATACTTTTACAGATGAACGAGAAACATAAGCTTTTTACCAAGTAATCTCATTCAATAATTGTTCTCTATTACAGAGGAGCATATCAAAAGCGCAGTTCCTCTTTGAAATAGTAATtccttcttaaattttttttattttaacttgtATCGACGTGTGACCGttgtttttcatcaaattattaATATTAAAGCCGGCATGTGTTTTCCATGAGCATTTAAAAAGATTTTAAATCTGGTGAGAAGAGTGAAGTATCgcacaaaactgaaggcgttttctacTGGTGACAATGGTGACTTGGCTTGGTCTGAAGTCTGCAATTCAGAGACATAATTTCGAGGAGGATTGGTTTTAAATTCTATTTCGTCATGCTCAAGGTACGAAGATTCGAAGTCAGAAGAAAATGTATGCCCTCCTATAATGCCACATTCCTCAATAAAACCACGAGATTTTCGGGAGTTTATAAGGTAAAAGTAGGACATATCTTTAACTCGTATAACACAGATCATAATAAAAGGAAAGGTTAGAGCGAAACAGGAATTCCAGTTTGACTACGTTGCAATTTTTCCCACACTTTATACGTCATATTTTCAATCACATTGgactaatttttacttttaaggTGATTAACGAGTTTTTCTGTATTCTGAAGAGTCATTGGTttaattttgactgaaaaaaaattgtattttctacCTGCAGTAATGTGGATGCTGCAAAACTGCCATTGAGTTCTGAACTAAAGTTATAGGACATTGCAAAGTTTTTAGTGCACTGCAAATCTTTTAATTCACAGTTTTGCAATACCAAAAACGCTAGAGCTCTGTCAACCAGTGGGTGGTCTGAAAtatttatcaataatttttctcttttttcaggcACATGGATCTCTATTACAACAGTCAGAATCAGACGACTATGGGTTTTTGGTAGATAGAGGACCAACTTCAGATTccaatttaaaatataattcaAAACTACAGGTGAAATAACTTTCAGATCtacgaaaattttgcaatttcaaatATTCAAACGCACATAAtatattttgaatgaaacaCCAAAGTACTTATGTAAGAAGAGTAGGGACTTGTCGAAATATAGAGCTCTCAGAGCTCTAGAAGGTATCCAACCCTCTAAGACAAAAAATGTCCCTACCAATCTGCAGATTCCAACATCAAACCAAAATGGCCGAGAATGTAAATAAACGaacgttcttccgcaaaaaaaaaaaaaaaaaaaaaaaaaaaaaaagttttaaggtTATATTTTATCATGATCACACCATAGACGCAAAAATAACAAGCAAGAGATAAATACAAATTGCTTGCGTTGGTCAgttaaaatattacaaaaatggaAGCTATGCAACCTTAATAACAGAGATGGTTTGAATGGTTGCACATCTTAACTTTGGAAGGAAAAAATATCAGGCCTACAAGTCTAATCTTAGGTTTCCCTGATGTTAAACATCATTTAAAACACGtgcatgcaaaaaaaaaaactaataaaaaagaAGATCCTGTGTATTTCAAATACGGGCCTAAACTGACCCATTATTGGCAAATAAGTGGAAAAAACTAGTTTGGCAGACTTGGGGGGTAGGGTTAAGCTTCATGACACATGTTTTCTGAAACTCTAAAAGCTCTATCGTGATTGGTTCCAGAAAGATGCCGAGTCCCTCACTGCGTTCTGCTTCGGTGCGAAGAAAGACGCCTTCTGCACGGATCAATGTAGGAAAGTAGCCCGGATCTCCGTGCAGAGGATCTGCCAGGATCAGAAGTTCTTGTCCGATACCTACAAGGAGCTGGTGCCCTGTGACCACGTCGGGCCGGGAGTCTGTCGCTGGTTTAGGTGTCACTGCCATCCTCTCTCTGAGCCGAACGGAACGAAGGTCACTGAGGTTACGGAGGTTACGCTCGGCTTTTGCAAGAAAACACTCCTCAGGTACAGAGATtgttaatgggcctgttgcaaacttttgctagagcaaaaataagagttgtttcttatagataatgcctcgaaaatcacgatgagcgcatcagcaaagtctgaaatgcactcataacttcacagtctgcgtaagaaatttgcggttttttgagcttcccgcttcaaaaacgatactacggcacaggtgaacattttgtaagaggagtcgttccatcgtcggcaataatcatcatggccgacgccaatccgccaaaacacgtttgatgggacgagataacatctgaactggattagaccagataacaatcggtgtgttaacgttcatattttccacgcccgaattgattgaccttgaactctcctcgaattacgcgcggaactgcgcgcaagcgtcggccatgatgaatatcgccgacgatggagcgactcctctaac belongs to Bemisia tabaci chromosome 6, PGI_BMITA_v3 and includes:
- the LOC109034889 gene encoding uncharacterized protein, yielding MTSFGVVFIAFFVSEAHGSLLQQSESDDYGFLVDRGPTSDSNLKYNSKLQKDAESLTAFCFGAKKDAFCTDQCRKVARISVQRICQDQKFLSDTYKELVPCDHVGPGVCRWFRCHCHPLSEPNGTKVTEVTEVTLGFCKKTLLRYFELNKELGTVGFQKD